TGTTTCCTcctaaaaaatttttttgcgtCGCTCATGTCAAAAACTCAGTCCCGGTGGCAGTCGGATTCTTTGTCATACagattttattttgtttcTTTTAAATCTACACATATCGGCCATTAAGTCGGATCTGCTACTGATATAGTCAGATACCTGCTTTTCTGAACTGAATAAAAGATCAGAAGGTACGATCACTTGCATTTTGTGTCTTAGGGGTGCTGAATCAACGTCCCTCGAGTTGCCATTTTTCTGAAGGGCTAACTAGAAAGCCTTAtcgaattttttttcacaggTTACCCTGTCccttattttttttttttttgtcggAACAAAGCGTGTCGCAACTACGCGCCTATACATCACGAACAGACCCCAACCCTGGTTCGATAAGGTAGGATAGATAATCCATTCTGTGAATTCATGATCTCGTCTGAGGAGAATATACCAGCACAGCAAAAGAGTCAATTAGCTCCATTTGTGGATAGAATACTAGCTAGTCCCCTGAATTTTCAGCGTGCAAAGCACCCAGATAAAGTCGCATTGAGACCATCCACATATATTGCTTTCAAAAGTTCCAAACTCCGCAAAAAGGAGAATTTGGGATTCAAGCCTATAGACGATCTCTCCACTCCAAAGCCATCAAAGGAGGACACGATGCCAAGACCGAAATCGATGGCTGAAGCGGTAGCTCTTTACACTGGTAAAAGATATCTTTCtaagaaacagaaaaaagagctcgagCAGAAACCActcaagaaacaaaaagtGCAGCCGAACGATATTAAGGAGCCGGTGCTTTCTGACAGCGAATACACCAACGCGGCCGgacaagatgaagaagaagaaagcagCGACGAGAATTTTCAGACGGCCGACGAGAaagatgatgaagatgaggatgaagatGAGGATGAAGGCTCCGTTAGTTTTTCGGATGTGTCAGATGAGGACTCTGAAGACatggagcagctgaaaagAGACTTGAAAGAAGATGCTCAGAAGGGActtgacgaggaagatgaGGAACTGGACAGTGATGCTCTACGTCAGATCAAAGCCGAAATAAATACTAAAGACGAAGACTTTAAGATTTCGTCAAAGAGCAAAGAGACTCCGCCGACTTCCCCCGAGGATCCGGTGGATTTGGTCAAAGGGGAACTTGTGCATTCCAAGTACGACGACTCGGAATTCTATgattttgacgaaaacTACAATGATCAGGGGTCGAATGGTTCCATCCGGATATACAAGTCTTGGAGAGAGTTTAGGAACAAGCCGGGCCCCTTGGGACTGTTGAACCATGGTGTGACCTGCTACATGAATTCTGCAGTGCAAGCCATGTGTCATATTCCTGCTGTTCTGCATTATCTCGTCGATGTTCACAACCACAAGTACAAGGACTCGATCAGTCCAACTTCTGTCACCCAAATTTTGGCCGACACTGTTGCCAAAATGTACAAGCTGGATAATAAGGGAGAAAAGAAAGTGCGCACAATCAATCCTAAACGTCTCATCAAACGGCTGGCCGACATAAATTGCATGATGTCGGAATGGCAGCAAGAAGATTCTCATGAGTATTTCATGTCGCTTATGTCTCGCTTACAAGAGGACTCGACTCCAAAAGGTGTCAAACTCAACCAAAGCATAATCTATGACATTTTTGGAGGGCTCCTTAGCCAATCGGTCACCTGCAAAAACTGTGGCCATATATCCACGACTGCTCAGGAGTTCTACGACCTATCACTAGGGCTGGACAAcgtcaaaaagagaaacaGTAGTTTGCTGGATCCTcaacagctgtttgaacTCAAGAACAAGATAGAGGCCGCCAAATCCAGTGAGCCTGATGCGAAAAACAAGCTGTCCgattttttgaaacagAAAATCTTGCTCGCACAGGAAGAGAGAAGGAgccgttctcaaacacccGAAGCTTCAGAGTCACAGAATTCAAGTTCTCAATTGATGGAAAACAACGACGGCGAAAAGTCGAGCCAGCTTCCTGAACAGCCCCATTCACCGCCATCCTATAAGTACTCCTTGGAGAACTCTATCAGGgactttttttctcctgaACTCCTGAAGACCGACAAAAAGGACAAGTCGGGATACACATGCGAGAATTGTAAGAAGACCACCAATGCGATCAAAATTTCCACCATTGAGCGTGCTCCAGAGACGCTGACAGTCCATCTTAAACGTTTCCGTTTCAATGgttcctcgtcaatgaaAGTCAAAGCCAACGTGACGTATCCTGAAACCTTGGACTTATCAGAATACACAACTTCAATGAATTCTCCGACAAAATACAAGTTGAGCTCGGTAATAGTTCATCAGGGACGCTCCGTGTCTTCTGGCCACTATATAGCTCATTGCAGACAACCAGATGGATCTTGGGCTACATATGAtgacgagttcatcaaTAAGATCAAAGCCAGGGATGCGTTGAGCGATGAAAGTGCGTATGTTCTCTTTTACTCCAGACTCACTCACAAGTCAATTGGAGACAGAAAGAGAAGGTCTCCTGCTAGGAACGAAAAGTCCAAGAAGAGATTCAAGAGCGGGAATTCTAGATGAGTGATTCGCATATGTATATTACGAGATCGAGTCGTGTTCGACCTCTTTATGATCGCTATGTACAAATAGTTCCAATATTCACGGAACAATGTGGACACCAATGGATTTTGCTGTTTCCACAACGCTCTTGCAAATATACTGTAGAGGCACATctttcagctgctcgtcTTTCtgtttgattttggcaATTTCGTAAACGTGTTTGAGACTCAACTTGATAGGGGACTTTTTGAGTCCTGGTTGTCCTTTCTCtattccagcagcttgcaTGAGCAACCACGCAGTAGTTGGAGTTTTAATGTCGAATGTGAAAGACCGGTCCGGCTTGACAGTAACTTTTACTGGGATAGGTATTCCTGGTTGGAAATGGGCCGTTCTTGCGTTGAACTCTTTGCAAAAATCAATAGCCTTGACACCCTTAGAACCAAGCGCTGGACCAACTGGCGGCGTTGGTGCGGCCTGGCCAGCCCCCACTATAAGTTTGATCAACGAGTTTTTGCTGGACATGGAAAATAAgtaaaaaaatatttacaATCTCGACAATTTCTGATCGCTTAATTTTTTCTAAAAGAGAGGTCGATAATCGTTTATAAAAGATTGTAGGAATACACTAATCATTTCTTgcctttcttcttcctctcGAGCATGGCAATATGTGCTATACTTTGGTCCACTTGAGTGTGTTCGTGGTCCGTAGATGGAACCAGCTTATGCTCGCACTCGTCGTTGACCAAGGTGCACATTTGGACTGATTGCAACCATGGGTCGTTGAAACATTCATCTATCGTTATACGGCAAGCAGGCGCCAACGACACCATTCTTCCAATCATTGGACGACATTCAGGGGCAAGCGCATTCAGCAAACGTTGTTCGCCCATTAGGTTGGATGTATGCTTCAGAGGATCTTCACTATCATGTGTCTCATTAGAGTTGGAGGCAGATGGGGGAGGAGTAGGCATCTCCTCCGGATGGATAACGGTGTTCAGTTCTTCATGGTGTTTTCCCTTTTCTTTGGGATACTCTTGTTTATTCTCTAGATCTTCGTAGCTTGGAGGATCTGGCATTCGTCTCAGCAGATTGCCGAAAGTGACACCTGGTTCTCTGGATGCAAAAAGTTTGAAGCTAGGGTCAGAAAGCTTGGGAACCTTCCACGGGAACTTCTTCAGAGTCATGCAGCAGTAGATGATAGCTGCTGACCATATATCGACGGGGCGGGGGTCGTATTTGTTGAAGACACAAACTTCAGGTGCAAGATATGGGTCGGAACCAACGATTCCTTGGGCCTCGATCAGcgtgcttgaaaatggGTACTGGAACACCACAGCAGAGCCAAAATCGATAAGCTTCACAATTCCGTCTTTCGACACCACACAGTTATCCAGCTTGAGGTCTCTGTGAGCCAAGCCGATGGAATGAATATACCGGATACCATTCAAGATCTGTTTGAAGCAGCAATTGATCTCCTCAGGGCTCATTTTATTTGACATCACCAGGGCAAACAGGTCATAGTCGCAGTATTCCATGACCTGAACGATTCTATCATTCTCATAGGAAATTTCAATAGTCTCGATAATATTTGGATGCTTCAAGGTTGACCCAATGCAGTACTCACTGGTGATTTTCTTAATGTAATCCCTTCTAGATTCGTGTTGGTACTTGGCTCTGAATTCTTTCACTGCGAAGACTTTGGAATCGGAAATTCGTTTGACCAGTCTCACTTGTCCACCTGCTCCGGCGCCCAAGTTCTCTCCAAATTTACTGTACCGCTTACTAAATGGAATCTGCGGCGTGGTGTTTCCACCAACAGACAATGGGGTCTGTGCAATATTGAAGTAAGATCCTCCTGGGCTCGATAAGCTTGGAGATGAAGGCACCCGTTTGCTGAAATCCAAAGGTGAAGTGCTGTATTCTTGCGACGGAGACGAGGGCACGGTGTCTGACCCAGCGAATGAAGGACCGTTAAAGGTGACACTGGACGAAGGAGTGGTGGTTGTGATTTGGGGAATGGACGAAATGGAACCCTGACGCTGGACACTCAAGCCGGCGCTCAAGTTCGAAGTCCTTGGCACTCCGGATTGGCCGTTGCTTAATGAAACAGACTTTCGGAAAAACCTGCGCAAGTCGGCCATCGAGGAATGACGCGATCCGGGTGCCGTTCCGTTGGTGACGCTTTCCGCACTTGATTGAGATGAGGGAGACTGACCGGTTTGGTCCTGTTGCggagacgacgaaaacTGGTCCAGCGTTGCCGTGCTTCTTCTGGATTTAGAGAAGAAGTTAACAAGTGATGTATTTGATCTAGAACTGCTCAAAGTCCCgtttgctgctgctgctgcggcgCGCGCCTCCTGGACCTGCTGAACCTTTTGCTTAGAAATGATGAGCCTGGGCTCAAGCTGTTTCGGCGACGATATTGCCGGCGACGAAATCTGTGTAGCCGAAATTAGCTGTCCATTGGATAAATTTACAGCGGGAGAACCAAGAAATGTTGACGAGCTATGAACAGAGGTGGAAAGTGACGGGTGTCCACCGGGAGCCGAGTAGGGGATTGTGTTGGACAGCGAGCCGGGTAGTCCACTGTTGGAATGTAGGCTGGCTGGTCTAAGAGCGTATGGCTGTTGTGGAGTTGACGCTATTGGCTTTGGCGAAACCTGTACCTGTGAGACCGGCTCTATGTAATCTTCCCTGTATGAGGTTTCTGGGGACACTCCTTCCAAAGTTATTGTGGTTGTTATGGTCTTCTGGAAATCGCTGTCTGTAGGATGAACCTCTGTGCTGTTTATCCTGACTGTCTGAGATGAAGGAGGTTGAGCCCGCTGCTCATTCATGAGTTTAGTGAGCGACGAAACGCCAGGTTTCCGGTCGTTTGAGGTCATCGTCGAACTAATTTGATTTAATTTATAAATGACTtcaagctttttttttttacttCGCACCTGGACAAATTGCTGATAAGATACGCCGCTGCGCGACTTGCAATACATTATTCAAATCAGCCAATCAGgtaaattaaattattaCAAAATGTTTAGTAGTGCTGACGCTTATTCCTTTCATGGGCTTGGGAATCATATCGTCTTTTACGACCTGATGCTCGATCGTACTCATGTTCTGGCGTAGGTTGTCTGCCGCTATTGTTCGGTTGTCTGTGTGTCGAAAATTCTCGAGGTCGATAGTCGCGACTGCCCTTGTAGTTACGTCCAGGAGGGTTCGAtggaggaggcagaggtGGCGGAGGTAATGGAGACGCAGACGAAGAGCTAGGTGAAGAGCTGGCAGCACTGGACGCTTGCCGCTGCATAAGAagccgtttttcttcctccagaCGAGCCCGAAGCGCTGACGAA
This portion of the Ogataea parapolymorpha DL-1 chromosome IV, whole genome shotgun sequence genome encodes:
- a CDS encoding Protein kinase; the protein is MTSNDRKPGVSSLTKLMNEQRAQPPSSQTVRINSTEVHPTDSDFQKTITTTITLEGVSPETSYREDYIEPVSQVQVSPKPIASTPQQPYALRPASLHSNSGLPGSLSNTIPYSAPGGHPSLSTSVHSSSTFLGSPAVNLSNGQLISATQISSPAISSPKQLEPRLIISKQKVQQVQEARAAAAAANGTLSSSRSNTSLVNFFSKSRRSTATLDQFSSSPQQDQTGQSPSSQSSAESVTNGTAPGSRHSSMADLRRFFRKSVSLSNGQSGVPRTSNLSAGLSVQRQGSISSIPQITTTTPSSSVTFNGPSFAGSDTVPSSPSQEYSTSPLDFSKRVPSSPSLSSPGGSYFNIAQTPLSVGGNTTPQIPFSKRYSKFGENLGAGAGGQVRLVKRISDSKVFAVKEFRAKYQHESRRDYIKKITSEYCIGSTLKHPNIIETIEISYENDRIVQVMEYCDYDLFALVMSNKMSPEEINCCFKQILNGIRYIHSIGLAHRDLKLDNCVVSKDGIVKLIDFGSAVVFQYPFSSTLIEAQGIVGSDPYLAPEVCVFNKYDPRPVDIWSAAIIYCCMTLKKFPWKVPKLSDPSFKLFASREPGVTFGNLLRRMPDPPSYEDLENKQEYPKEKGKHHEELNTVIHPEEMPTPPPSASNSNETHDSEDPLKHTSNLMGEQRLLNALAPECRPMIGRMVSLAPACRITIDECFNDPWLQSVQMCTLVNDECEHKLVPSTDHEHTQVDQSIAHIAMLERKKKGKK
- a CDS encoding mitochondrial ribosomal protein L11: MSSKNSLIKLIVGAGQAAPTPPVGPALGSKGVKAIDFCKEFNARTAHFQPGIPIPVKVTVKPDRSFTFDIKTPTTAWLLMQAAGIEKGQPGLKKSPIKLSLKHVYEIAKIKQKDEQLKDVPLQYICKSVVETAKSIGVHIVP
- a CDS encoding Ubiquitin-specific protease that deubiquitinates ubiquitin-protein moieties; this encodes MISSEENIPAQQKSQLAPFVDRILASPLNFQRAKHPDKVALRPSTYIAFKSSKLRKKENLGFKPIDDLSTPKPSKEDTMPRPKSMAEAVALYTGKRYLSKKQKKELEQKPLKKQKVQPNDIKEPVLSDSEYTNAAGQDEEEESSDENFQTADEKDDEDEDEDEDEGSVSFSDVSDEDSEDMEQLKRDLKEDAQKGLDEEDEELDSDALRQIKAEINTKDEDFKISSKSKETPPTSPEDPVDLVKGELVHSKYDDSEFYDFDENYNDQGSNGSIRIYKSWREFRNKPGPLGLLNHGVTCYMNSAVQAMCHIPAVLHYLVDVHNHKYKDSISPTSVTQILADTVAKMYKLDNKGEKKVRTINPKRLIKRLADINCMMSEWQQEDSHEYFMSLMSRLQEDSTPKGVKLNQSIIYDIFGGLLSQSVTCKNCGHISTTAQEFYDLSLGLDNVKKRNSSLLDPQQLFELKNKIEAAKSSEPDAKNKLSDFLKQKILLAQEERRSRSQTPEASESQNSSSQLMENNDGEKSSQLPEQPHSPPSYKYSLENSIRDFFSPELLKTDKKDKSGYTCENCKKTTNAIKISTIERAPETLTVHLKRFRFNGSSSMKVKANVTYPETLDLSEYTTSMNSPTKYKLSSVIVHQGRSVSSGHYIAHCRQPDGSWATYDDEFINKIKARDALSDESAYVLFYSRLTHKSIGDRKRRSPARNEKSKKRFKSGNSR